One segment of Nostoc piscinale CENA21 DNA contains the following:
- a CDS encoding phosphoribulokinase, with product MTSKPERVVLIGVAGDSGCGKSTFLRRLIDLFGEEFMTVICLDDYHCLDRKQRKETGITALDPRANNFDLMYEQIKALKEGQTINKPIYNHETGMIDPPEVVEPNHIIVVEGLHPLYDERVRSLLDFSVYFDISDEVKIAWKIQRDMAERGHRYEDVLAAINSRKPDFTKYIEPQREFADVVLQVLPTNLIKNDTERKVLRVRMLQREGKEGFTPVYLFDEGSTINWTPCGRKLTCSYPGMQLYYGSDVYYGRYVSVLEVDGQFDNLEEVIYIENHLSNTSTKYQGEMTHLLLQHREYPGSNNGTGLFQVLTGLKMRAAYERLTSKEAKLAVQV from the coding sequence ATGACAAGTAAGCCGGAACGCGTGGTACTAATTGGAGTAGCCGGAGACTCCGGGTGCGGCAAATCTACTTTTTTGCGTCGTTTGATAGACTTGTTTGGTGAAGAGTTTATGACAGTTATCTGCTTGGATGACTATCATTGCTTAGACCGCAAACAGCGCAAAGAAACTGGGATAACTGCACTTGACCCCAGGGCAAACAATTTTGACTTGATGTATGAGCAAATTAAAGCTCTCAAAGAAGGTCAAACCATTAATAAGCCGATTTATAACCACGAAACCGGCATGATTGATCCTCCAGAAGTAGTAGAACCAAATCACATTATTGTGGTTGAAGGTCTACATCCTTTATATGATGAACGGGTGCGATCGCTGCTTGATTTCAGCGTTTATTTTGATATCAGCGATGAAGTTAAAATTGCTTGGAAGATTCAACGCGATATGGCAGAAAGAGGCCATCGCTATGAAGATGTTTTAGCTGCTATCAACTCTCGTAAACCTGACTTTACAAAATACATCGAACCCCAAAGAGAATTCGCTGACGTAGTTCTCCAAGTACTGCCCACTAACCTCATTAAAAACGACACCGAACGCAAAGTTCTGCGAGTACGGATGTTGCAACGCGAAGGTAAAGAAGGCTTCACTCCTGTTTACTTATTTGATGAAGGTTCCACCATTAACTGGACTCCTTGCGGACGGAAGCTTACCTGTTCCTATCCTGGTATGCAACTGTATTATGGCTCCGATGTTTATTATGGCCGCTATGTCTCTGTATTAGAAGTAGATGGTCAATTTGACAACCTAGAAGAAGTCATCTACATCGAAAACCATCTCAGCAACACATCCACCAAATATCAAGGTGAAATGACTCACTTGTTACTCCAACACCGTGAGTATCCGGGTTCCAATAATGGTACTGGTTTATTCCAAGTGCTGACAGGTTTAAAAATGCGTGCTGCCTACGAGCGTTTAACATCAAAGGAAGCAAAACTAGCAGTTCAAGTCTAA
- the ispD gene encoding 2-C-methyl-D-erythritol 4-phosphate cytidylyltransferase produces MYLLIPAAGVGKRMGSNRNKLFLEVHSKSIIAWTLLAAEAASSISWIGIISQPSDWPDFKNIIADLSLTKPVEFIIGGATRQESVYNGLQALPPEAEQVLIHDGARCLATPNLLNACAEAIRHCAGLIAAIPVKDTIKIVDETGIIQSTPDRQHLWAAQTPQGFNVQLLKQCHAEGIRQGWEVTDDAALFERCGIEVRIVPGEETNLKVTTPQDLAIAEFIISHRGG; encoded by the coding sequence GTGTATTTATTAATTCCTGCTGCTGGTGTCGGCAAAAGAATGGGTAGTAACCGCAATAAACTTTTTCTTGAGGTACATTCAAAATCAATTATTGCTTGGACTTTGTTAGCGGCGGAAGCAGCAAGTTCTATTAGTTGGATAGGAATTATTTCTCAACCTAGTGACTGGCCTGACTTTAAAAATATCATTGCTGATTTGTCACTGACTAAACCTGTGGAATTTATCATTGGTGGTGCTACCCGGCAAGAATCGGTTTACAACGGCTTGCAAGCATTACCACCAGAGGCGGAACAAGTGCTAATTCATGATGGGGCTAGATGTTTGGCTACACCAAATTTGCTGAATGCTTGTGCAGAAGCAATTCGCCATTGTGCTGGGTTAATTGCTGCCATACCAGTGAAAGACACGATTAAAATTGTTGATGAAACTGGCATAATTCAAAGTACGCCTGACCGACAACATTTGTGGGCTGCCCAAACTCCCCAAGGATTTAATGTCCAGTTATTGAAACAGTGCCACGCCGAAGGTATTCGTCAAGGTTGGGAAGTGACTGACGATGCAGCGTTATTTGAAAGGTGTGGTATTGAAGTACGAATTGTTCCAGGTGAGGAGACGAATTTAAAAGTTACCACTCCCCAGGATTTAGCGATCGCTGAATTTATTATCAGTCATCGAGGAGGGTGA
- the scpB gene encoding SMC-Scp complex subunit ScpB → MKTATATKTATKIEAILYLKGKPLSLSEIAEYAACDRATAQEGIIELIDSYARRDSALEVVETTDGYSLQLRTDFQDLVQTLIPVELGVGALRSLAAIALNSPILQSDLINLRGSGAYQHVQELVELGFVKKRRDNESRSYSLQVTPKFHQYFQIEQLPQPFDTKEQQLELNLAIEDEVENTSD, encoded by the coding sequence ATGAAAACAGCCACCGCGACCAAGACAGCGACTAAAATTGAAGCGATTCTTTATTTAAAGGGTAAGCCTTTATCTCTCAGTGAAATAGCCGAATATGCAGCTTGCGATCGCGCCACTGCCCAAGAAGGCATAATCGAACTGATAGATAGTTACGCCCGTAGAGATAGCGCCTTAGAAGTTGTTGAAACCACAGATGGTTATAGCCTGCAACTAAGAACTGATTTTCAAGATTTAGTGCAAACACTGATTCCGGTAGAATTGGGAGTAGGCGCATTGAGGAGTTTAGCTGCGATCGCCCTCAATAGTCCAATTTTGCAAAGCGACTTGATTAACCTCCGGGGTTCAGGTGCATATCAACACGTTCAAGAATTAGTCGAACTTGGTTTTGTCAAGAAACGCCGAGATAACGAATCCCGTTCTTACTCGCTACAAGTAACACCAAAATTTCATCAGTACTTCCAAATCGAACAACTTCCCCAACCATTTGACACTAAAGAACAGCAACTAGAACTCAATCTAGCTATTGAAGATGAAGTAGAAAATACTAGCGACTAG
- a CDS encoding DUF928 domain-containing protein, with protein MKHRIIKKPLIGISVATLLLWMNATTAQSQSISVEQNINSTKIVPGEPIKYQHFGNGKRMRRITGGIRENCLLGANKNPTVLIPENHPVLTTFEQPKLFFYLPKTAKTFIQGFELIVQDADKKVIYQQKYKVNQKSGIFSLDLPADKNQPLLEVGREYDWIFLVICNNSDRSLDQAVAGTVKQIVPDKDLTSKLKKSFAKRTCSFICSQWHLVR; from the coding sequence ATGAAACACAGGATTATTAAAAAACCTTTAATTGGAATTTCAGTTGCAACATTATTGTTGTGGATGAATGCAACCACTGCTCAGTCACAGTCTATATCTGTAGAGCAAAACATAAATAGCACAAAGATAGTACCAGGAGAGCCAATCAAGTATCAACACTTTGGCAACGGAAAACGAATGAGGCGGATAACAGGAGGAATAAGAGAAAATTGTTTGTTAGGCGCAAATAAGAATCCTACTGTGTTAATTCCAGAAAATCATCCTGTACTGACTACTTTTGAACAGCCAAAATTATTTTTCTATCTTCCCAAAACTGCGAAAACTTTTATACAAGGATTTGAATTGATTGTACAAGATGCTGATAAAAAAGTAATTTATCAACAAAAATACAAAGTTAATCAAAAATCTGGAATTTTTAGCCTTGATTTACCTGCTGATAAAAATCAACCATTACTTGAAGTTGGTCGGGAATATGATTGGATATTCTTAGTAATTTGCAATAACTCAGACCGCAGCTTAGATCAAGCTGTGGCTGGAACTGTCAAACAAATCGTTCCTGACAAAGATTTGACTAGTAAGTTAAAAAAAAGCTTCGCCAAGAGAACGTGCAGCTTTATATGCAGCCAATGGCATTTGGTACGATAG
- a CDS encoding DUF928 domain-containing protein: MWYDSLAILAQLRRQRPRDAALQTDWQSLLESLKLANIVPEPLLGELEVDTKI, translated from the coding sequence ATTTGGTACGATAGTTTGGCTATCCTCGCGCAGCTACGTCGTCAGCGTCCAAGAGATGCTGCTTTACAAACAGATTGGCAAAGTCTTTTAGAGTCACTCAAGTTAGCAAATATCGTCCCAGAACCTTTATTGGGTGAGTTAGAAGTAGATACAAAAATCTAG
- a CDS encoding DUF760 domain-containing protein: MVFDPDFLNDNSEEHPNQLLGENFEENPNQLLQYLQHQSPDVLARVAQSVSPEIKQIISQNVQGLVGMLPAENFNVQITTDRENLAGLLASAMMTGYFLRQMEQRMQLDYLSEGQ; this comes from the coding sequence ATGGTGTTTGACCCTGACTTTTTGAATGACAACTCCGAGGAACACCCGAATCAACTTCTAGGCGAGAACTTTGAGGAAAATCCCAATCAGTTACTCCAGTATTTGCAACATCAGTCGCCTGATGTGTTAGCGCGTGTCGCCCAGTCTGTCAGCCCTGAAATTAAGCAAATAATTTCCCAAAACGTCCAAGGGCTAGTGGGAATGCTACCCGCAGAAAACTTCAACGTGCAAATTACTACAGACAGAGAAAATCTGGCTGGGCTATTAGCCTCAGCAATGATGACGGGGTATTTCTTACGGCAGATGGAACAAAGAATGCAGTTAGATTACTTGTCTGAGGGGCAATAG
- a CDS encoding HhoA/HhoB/HtrA family serine endopeptidase, with protein sequence MNLSLKQLAIYLSLLLVGGGAGLFGSRYLLTQNRSFRELRNVTAALPPESITPYAPSGSLGATGGDNVNFIATAVQKVGPAVVRINATRKVANPISDALKNPLLRRFFGDEEQAIPQERIERGTGSGFILSQNGELLTNAHVVADTDTVQVTLKDGRTFEGKVIGIDTITDVAVVKIPGDKLPTVKLGNSQNLIPGQWAIAIGNPLGLDNTVTIGIISATDRTSAQVGVPDKRVSFIQTDAAINPGNSGGPLLNAQGEVIGVNTAIRADAQGLGFAIPIETAARVAKELFTKGRVDHPFLGIEMADLNPTKKQQINLEHKLNIKQDSGVVIKGVLDNSPAKRAGLLPGDIIQKVNAKPVKTAAQVQKLVESSTVGDILVLEINRSGKIQTLKVQSGVYPKK encoded by the coding sequence ATGAATTTATCTTTGAAGCAACTGGCTATTTACTTATCTTTACTATTGGTTGGTGGTGGTGCAGGTCTGTTTGGTAGTCGCTATCTCCTGACACAAAATCGCTCGTTTCGAGAGTTAAGAAATGTGACAGCGGCTTTACCTCCAGAATCTATCACCCCTTATGCCCCTAGTGGTAGTTTGGGAGCGACTGGCGGGGATAACGTGAATTTTATCGCTACAGCAGTGCAGAAAGTCGGCCCAGCTGTAGTCCGAATTAATGCAACTCGGAAAGTAGCAAATCCCATCTCGGATGCTCTAAAAAACCCCCTCTTGCGCCGCTTTTTTGGTGATGAGGAACAAGCCATTCCCCAGGAACGGATTGAACGCGGCACAGGTTCAGGATTTATTTTGAGTCAAAATGGTGAATTGCTAACAAATGCCCATGTAGTTGCCGATACAGATACAGTCCAAGTCACCCTCAAGGATGGTCGGACTTTTGAGGGCAAGGTCATAGGTATTGATACGATTACAGATGTAGCGGTTGTCAAAATTCCTGGTGATAAATTGCCGACGGTGAAGCTGGGCAATTCGCAAAATTTGATTCCTGGACAATGGGCGATCGCTATTGGCAATCCTCTGGGTTTAGATAACACTGTTACCATCGGCATTATCAGCGCCACTGACCGCACCAGCGCCCAAGTTGGTGTACCAGATAAACGTGTAAGTTTCATCCAAACTGATGCAGCTATTAACCCTGGTAACTCTGGTGGGCCATTGTTAAATGCCCAAGGCGAAGTTATCGGCGTAAATACCGCCATTCGCGCTGATGCCCAAGGATTAGGTTTTGCCATTCCAATTGAAACCGCAGCCCGTGTGGCTAAAGAATTATTTACTAAAGGGCGGGTAGATCATCCTTTTTTGGGAATTGAAATGGCAGACTTAAACCCCACCAAAAAACAGCAAATTAATCTCGAACACAAACTCAACATCAAGCAAGATTCTGGTGTGGTAATTAAGGGCGTATTAGATAACTCGCCAGCAAAACGGGCTGGACTGCTTCCTGGCGACATAATTCAAAAAGTGAATGCAAAACCAGTTAAAACAGCCGCCCAAGTGCAGAAGCTAGTCGAATCCAGCACAGTCGGCGATATCCTCGTACTTGAAATCAACCGCAGTGGCAAAATACAGACTTTAAAAGTGCAGTCAGGTGTCTATCCGAAAAAATAG
- a CDS encoding PAS domain S-box protein, with translation MSSQLDEFNHDLLEKCPVGLVLYRTDGTLIHTNPVYADILGCTVPETLNLNNWQITPESYVATEQAIIENLEKTGCYGPYEKEYIHKDGHLVPVRISAAMIERDGEKLIWSSVEDITDLRQTQKAYQESEKILKQSEARYRSLIKANTQIVWVSSPEGICFELTDWIAYTGQTLAEAENGGWIDAVHPDDRGYTGEAWGIAVANLSQYQIEYRIRGKDGNYRYFWVWGAPVIEDDGSVKEWIGTCTDIHDRKLAEAENQRLKERYSTLVTATSQIVWGATAEGLGISSEMLTWIGYTGQTEEEVAGWGWIDPIHPDDRSQSQAVWNAAVANSSIYQTEYRLRGKDGIYRYFSVCGAPVLEADGSIREWIGTCTNIHDRKLAEAENQRLLDMLNHSSDAIIVRDMSDKIAYWNQGAERLYHWTREEVKDQYIYTFLKKIFPKPKEEITAELLQQGHWEGEVQHITHDEKLITVQSRWTLQRDAAGQPCAVLEINTDITPRKQAEIALRQLNQELETRVAERTAALQDTLAEAQGLNAILDNLADGLLVVDMSGQITHFNPAFLTMQGLTANAVKGNYQELPIAGLAHLIEQTQSHPQEVFTAEIELAKERIGQAVATAIFKQTTANEPATCFGSALLIRDITAEKEVDKMKTDFISTVSHELRTPLTSVLGFASIIKEKLETDVFPMLTTEDRKLQKTIKRVGDNLNIIVSEAERLTSLINDVLDIAKMEAGKVEWHMQPLDPGELLDWATTATAALFETNGLHLVSEIDSGLPQIVGDRNRLLQVLINLISNAVKFTQAGTVTCSVKQQHEGVCISVIDTGIGIAPEDQPKVFEKFRQVGDTLTDKPKGTGLGLPICKQIVEHHGGKIWVESEPGKGSAFSFLIPIYTKDDQANGQINLEALVKQLKEHVITSNAVRNEKRKTILVVDDDSNIRELLRQQLENEGYKVREAKDGMDAIHQIKIARPDLIVLDVMMPQINGFDVAAVLKNDPQTADIPIIILSIIENKERGYHIGIDRYLTKPINSEQLLSEIGLLLSQGTSSKKVLVVDKNASTLKILSDVLQTQGYNVIEASDPQECLHKARAVKPDMIIIDSIFSSETDLVKTLRFEKDLENVFFIMLADH, from the coding sequence ATGTCTAGCCAACTTGACGAATTTAATCATGATCTCTTGGAAAAATGTCCCGTTGGTCTGGTACTCTACCGCACAGATGGAACTTTAATTCACACCAACCCCGTCTACGCTGATATTTTGGGGTGCACTGTTCCTGAAACTCTTAACCTCAACAATTGGCAGATTACTCCTGAAAGTTATGTTGCTACAGAGCAAGCTATTATAGAAAACTTAGAAAAAACTGGTTGCTACGGGCCTTATGAGAAAGAGTACATCCACAAAGATGGACATTTAGTGCCGGTGAGAATTTCTGCGGCCATGATTGAGCGAGATGGAGAGAAGTTGATTTGGTCAAGTGTAGAAGATATTACTGACCTCAGACAAACTCAAAAAGCATATCAAGAATCCGAGAAAATCTTAAAACAGAGTGAAGCGCGATACCGTTCTTTGATTAAAGCTAACACACAAATTGTCTGGGTTAGTTCACCAGAAGGAATTTGCTTTGAACTTACCGATTGGATAGCTTACACAGGGCAAACTTTAGCGGAAGCCGAAAACGGTGGTTGGATTGATGCTGTTCATCCCGACGATCGCGGTTACACTGGAGAAGCTTGGGGTATTGCCGTAGCCAACCTCAGCCAATATCAAATTGAATACCGCATTCGCGGTAAAGATGGCAACTATCGCTACTTTTGGGTCTGGGGTGCGCCTGTAATTGAAGATGATGGTAGCGTCAAAGAATGGATTGGTACTTGCACAGATATTCACGATCGCAAACTGGCAGAAGCGGAAAATCAAAGATTAAAAGAACGATATAGCACTTTGGTAACGGCTACTTCTCAAATTGTTTGGGGAGCCACAGCCGAAGGTCTAGGAATTAGTAGTGAAATGCTGACTTGGATCGGTTATACAGGCCAGACAGAAGAAGAAGTTGCAGGTTGGGGTTGGATTGATCCGATTCATCCTGACGACCGTAGTCAATCCCAAGCCGTCTGGAATGCGGCAGTAGCGAACAGCAGTATCTACCAAACTGAATATCGCTTGCGGGGCAAAGATGGGATTTACCGCTATTTTTCAGTTTGTGGCGCTCCTGTCTTAGAAGCAGATGGTAGCATTCGAGAATGGATTGGTACTTGCACTAATATTCACGATCGCAAACTAGCAGAAGCAGAAAATCAGCGTTTATTAGATATGCTGAATCACTCCAGTGACGCGATTATTGTCCGCGATATGAGTGATAAAATTGCCTATTGGAATCAAGGCGCAGAAAGGCTTTACCATTGGACGCGTGAAGAAGTCAAAGACCAATATATTTACACATTCCTCAAAAAAATCTTTCCCAAACCCAAAGAAGAAATTACAGCCGAGTTATTACAGCAAGGCCATTGGGAAGGAGAAGTCCAACATATTACCCATGATGAAAAACTCATTACTGTCCAGAGTCGATGGACTTTGCAACGAGATGCTGCTGGTCAACCTTGTGCAGTGTTAGAAATTAATACTGATATTACCCCCCGCAAACAAGCTGAAATTGCCCTCCGCCAACTCAATCAAGAACTAGAAACCAGAGTTGCTGAACGCACAGCCGCCTTGCAAGATACCCTAGCCGAAGCCCAAGGGTTAAATGCCATTTTGGATAACTTAGCGGATGGTTTGTTAGTGGTAGATATGTCAGGGCAAATTACCCATTTCAATCCTGCCTTTTTAACCATGCAAGGATTGACAGCCAACGCTGTCAAAGGCAACTATCAAGAACTACCGATCGCAGGTTTAGCACATTTAATTGAACAAACTCAATCCCATCCCCAAGAAGTATTTACGGCAGAAATTGAACTAGCCAAAGAACGCATTGGTCAAGCCGTCGCCACCGCCATCTTTAAACAAACCACAGCCAACGAACCTGCAACCTGTTTTGGTTCTGCACTGCTAATTCGGGATATCACCGCCGAAAAAGAAGTGGACAAAATGAAGACCGATTTCATTTCCACAGTTTCACACGAACTGCGGACACCTTTAACTTCGGTGTTGGGTTTTGCCTCCATTATTAAAGAAAAACTCGAAACCGATGTCTTTCCCATGCTGACTACCGAAGACCGTAAACTGCAAAAAACAATTAAGCGGGTAGGTGACAATCTCAACATTATTGTCTCGGAAGCAGAACGGCTCACATCCTTAATTAACGATGTTTTAGACATTGCCAAAATGGAAGCTGGAAAAGTGGAATGGCACATGCAGCCGCTTGATCCTGGTGAGTTATTAGATTGGGCGACTACAGCCACCGCCGCCTTGTTTGAAACCAATGGCTTGCATCTGGTGAGCGAGATTGATTCTGGTTTACCGCAAATAGTGGGCGATCGCAATCGTTTATTGCAAGTCCTGATTAACTTAATTTCCAATGCGGTGAAATTTACTCAAGCTGGTACTGTTACCTGTAGCGTCAAACAACAGCACGAAGGCGTTTGCATCAGCGTCATTGATACAGGTATTGGGATCGCGCCAGAAGACCAACCAAAAGTATTTGAGAAATTCCGCCAAGTTGGTGATACCCTCACTGATAAACCCAAAGGCACAGGGCTAGGATTACCCATTTGCAAACAAATTGTTGAACATCATGGTGGCAAAATCTGGGTAGAAAGTGAACCAGGCAAAGGTAGTGCTTTCTCGTTTTTGATTCCCATTTATACCAAAGATGACCAAGCCAATGGACAAATTAATTTAGAGGCCTTGGTCAAACAACTCAAAGAACATGTGATTACTAGTAATGCCGTACGCAACGAAAAGCGCAAAACGATTTTAGTAGTAGATGATGATAGCAATATTCGAGAATTACTCCGGCAGCAATTAGAAAACGAAGGTTATAAAGTTCGAGAAGCAAAAGACGGTATGGATGCAATTCATCAAATCAAAATTGCCCGTCCCGATTTAATTGTTTTAGATGTGATGATGCCACAAATTAACGGCTTTGATGTAGCAGCCGTCTTAAAAAATGACCCCCAAACGGCAGATATTCCCATCATCATCTTATCAATTATTGAAAATAAAGAGCGTGGCTACCACATTGGTATTGATCGCTATCTCACCAAACCCATCAACTCAGAACAACTTTTGAGCGAAATTGGTTTACTACTTTCCCAAGGCACTTCCAGTAAAAAAGTATTAGTTGTTGATAAAAATGCTTCCACACTCAAAATATTATCCGATGTTCTGCAAACTCAGGGATACAACGTGATTGAAGCCTCAGATCCCCAAGAATGTCTGCACAAAGCACGAGCCGTTAAACCTGACATGATTATCATTGATTCCATCTTTTCCTCGGAAACCGACCTAGTGAAGACACTACGGTTTGAAAAAGATTTAGAAAATGTATTTTTTATCATGTTGGCAGATCACTGA